A genomic region of Synechococcus sp. NOUM97013 contains the following coding sequences:
- a CDS encoding 6-carboxytetrahydropterin synthase yields the protein MISHSTTVQRSEPPVPFTCSKQFEGYPCCHRQWQHPGHCRFVHGYSRSFTFWFAATGLDACGFVVDFSSLRPLEKQLREQFDHTFLVNADDPLMEQWQALHAQGALDLRVMDNVGMEATAQLVWGWANLLLKERDGGRSCCWKVEARENRANGACYEAVPDWFSASQP from the coding sequence TTGATCAGTCATTCGACAACCGTCCAGCGTTCGGAGCCGCCGGTTCCGTTCACTTGCAGCAAGCAGTTTGAGGGCTATCCGTGTTGTCACCGGCAGTGGCAGCACCCTGGCCATTGCCGCTTCGTGCATGGCTACAGCCGCAGTTTCACGTTCTGGTTTGCCGCCACTGGGTTGGATGCCTGCGGTTTCGTGGTGGATTTCTCCAGCCTCAGGCCTCTGGAAAAACAGTTGCGCGAGCAGTTTGATCACACGTTCCTTGTGAATGCTGACGATCCGCTGATGGAGCAGTGGCAGGCGCTGCATGCGCAGGGTGCTTTGGATTTGCGGGTGATGGACAACGTGGGGATGGAAGCCACAGCCCAGTTGGTGTGGGGCTGGGCCAACCTCCTGTTGAAGGAGCGAGACGGTGGTCGCTCTTGCTGCTGGAAGGTGGAGGCCCGGGAGAACCGGGCCAATGGCGCCTGTTACGAAGCTGTGCCGGATTGGTTTTCTGCTTCGCAGCCATGA